DNA from Malus sylvestris chromosome 11, drMalSylv7.2, whole genome shotgun sequence:
TCCAAGGGACAATTTGTTGTTCGAGGTCAGGAAGCCGCTGATTGGGAGCGGGACGAGCAGCAGTGGGGCCCAGCTGAAGGCCTTGATCGAAGGGCTGAATGCTGCTCTTGCTTTGGATTTGAAGCGCCTCACCTTCTTCTGTGAGAATCGCCACATTTTCCAGTTTGTGAGTTGCTCTCTTCTCTTTATCTGCGTCTCTGTTGTGGGTTTTTGATGAAATGTAGTTTTTGTGGTAAATTTTAGGAATTGAATTATGGGTTTTGCGTTTCGGTACTGTTCTATCTTTGAACACTAATAAACTTTCGAAATTCGATAACGGAATGTGTAGTATCCATGGTGGACAGGATAATGCACTCACTCTGAGAAAGATTAGTTGTGTTCAGTTAATATTTGCTTAATTAAGCTTCTATACTATATTTGGTTATGGAATTTGACACTGACCATTAATAAAACTTTCGCGAAAGACGACTAAAAGAATGCAACTTGTTATGTTTAGTAGTTGCAATTTCTTGGAATTGTATGTGGGTTTTGTGAATTTCTATTTCCCATCTTGGACGATAGTTTGAACTTTCATTTTTCAGATGCACTTAATGAAATTTGATTGAACAAATTCACTGTGAGAAATTTTCTTCGTGTTCTCAGCATTTGCTTAATTAGTTGTCTGTCTTATAATTGATTATGGATTTTATGGTTTGAACTTATTAGAGGGAATGGAATATGTTGAATTATGATATGACGTAAGCAATGTTGTTTTATTTATATCGGAATCAAGAATGTTGGATCAGCTAGTTACTATGCTTGAGTCTCTTTACACCCATAAATGGAGCTTGTTGGCATTTTAAATATGTATTTTACATATGCAGATAACTGGTAAATGGACAGCAAAGCAGCGCAAGGTAGCAATGCTTGTCAGTCAGGTTAAGAGCCTTCAAGCAAAGTTTGCAGTTTGCAACCCAATGCTTGTGCCCCGATTTGATATTAAATTTGCATTTAAACTAGCAAGAGATGCAATAGATTCTCAGTCTCAGACTAATCAGTCTGCACAATCTATCACTTCCAAGAATGTGAATGAGACTTGCGTGATATGTTTGGAAGCTACTGATGTTAACCAAATGTTTTCGGTTGATGGCTGCCTGCATCGGTATTGCTTTTCTTGTATGAAGCAACATGTAGAGGTGAAGTTGCTTCATGGGATGATTCCTAGATGCCCTCATGAAGACTGTAAGTCTGATCTTACTGTTGATAGTTGTGCAAAATTCTTGACACCTAAACATGTGGAGACCATGCGCCAACGCATAAAGGAAGCTTCAATTCCTGCCACAGAGAAAGTTTATTGCCCGTACCCAAGGTGCTCCGCTTTAATGTCAAAACATGAACTTTTACAAGACGTGAAATCGCGGGATGTGGAATTATCAGGAGTTCGAAAATGCTTGAAATGTCAGTGCCTTTTTTGTATCAACTGTAAAGTCCCTTGGCACAGAAACAGAACATGCACCGACTACAAAAGGTTGAATCCTCATCCCTCAGAAGATACAAAGCTAAAGTCTCTTGCCTCAACGAATCTGTGGCGCCAGTGTGTGAAGTGCAACCATATGATTGAACTTGCTGAAGGTTGCTACCACATGACTTGCAGGTATTtactttttaatattattttcagTAAATTAAAAACCTGAGAGAATAAGATTTGTTGTAACATTACAATTTGTTGCTGTTTTTGAGGTGTTGCACGCACAATTGATGTCATAACTCGAAAATTAAAAGGTCATACCTTTGGCTGTTATATGAAAACTGTTGTATTGTATCGTAATAGAAAATTTGAAAGCTGTTGTATCAAGTTTGCAAGCAACTCTATCTACGTCATCTTATTACTCATCCTAATGCACTGATCTCTTTTGCAGGTGCGGGCATGAGTTTTGTTATAATTGTGGAGGCGAGTGGAAAGACAAAAAGGCAACATGCTCATGCCCACTATGGGATGAGGGTAATATTTTgtatgatgaagatgatgaagattttgattttgatgaagaGGATGTGTTAGAGTCAGATTCTGAGAGGTATATGATTCTGACTCAGTCATAATGTTCTAACATCCCCCTCTCTAAAGAGGCCTTCCCTCAAATTTTCTCTGTTCGGaacatattttataatatttacaacaacaacaacaaagccttttcccactaagtggggtcggctatatgaatcctagaacgccattgcgctcggttttgtgtcctgtcctccgttagatccaagtactcaagtcttttcttagggtctcttccaaagttttcctaggtcttcctctaccccttcggccctgaacctctgtcccgtagtcacattttcgaaccggagcgtgaGTAGgacttctttgcacatgtccaaaccaccggaaccgattttctctcatatttccttcaattttggctactcctactttacctcggatatcctcattcccaatcttatcctttctcgtgtgcccatacatcccacgaagcatcctcatctccgctacacccattttgtgtacgtgttgatgcttcaccgcccaataTTCTGTGCCATACATCGCTGGtcttattgccatcctataaaattttctcttgagcttcagtggcctacgacggtcacacaacacgccggatgcactcttacacttcatccatccagcttgtattctatggttgagatctccatctaattctctgttctcttgcaagatagatcctaggtagcgaaaacggtcactttttgtgatcttcgctagattgctccggtcattagtgtggataagtatataaatggatagagataggaaagcaaacacaagatgtacgtggttcacccagattggctacgtccacggaatagaggagttctcattaattgtgaagggtttacacaagtacataggttcaggctctcctttagtgagtacaagtgaatgatttagtacaaatgatattaggaaatattgtgggagaatgatctcgtagccacgaaacttctaagtaccggagtgtggtatcgtcttgacttgccttatctgtctcataggtagatgtggcatcttctctagaagtactcttcctccctccaggggtggtatctgtaactgatgg
Protein-coding regions in this window:
- the LOC126588989 gene encoding uncharacterized protein LOC126588989 isoform X1; this encodes MRKAREDLERRIQDDQVAREIMRIPEEEWEESGEFFSKPFGEGSSSSSASAKSVEGESVFRLYFKGLVSEERVGKERAALAGIGVALCDPRDNLLFEVRKPLIGSGTSSSGAQLKALIEGLNAALALDLKRLTFFCENRHIFQFITGKWTAKQRKVAMLVSQVKSLQAKFAVCNPMLVPRFDIKFAFKLARDAIDSQSQTNQSAQSITSKNVNETCVICLEATDVNQMFSVDGCLHRYCFSCMKQHVEVKLLHGMIPRCPHEDCKSDLTVDSCAKFLTPKHVETMRQRIKEASIPATEKVYCPYPRCSALMSKHELLQDVKSRDVELSGVRKCLKCQCLFCINCKVPWHRNRTCTDYKRLNPHPSEDTKLKSLASTNLWRQCVKCNHMIELAEGCYHMTCRCGHEFCYNCGGEWKDKKATCSCPLWDEGNILYDEDDEDFDFDEEDVLESDSERHAPWFCYDCGQSTDYMGACLCPVLFEDDILFDGDSDTQELKKDEYEGEVEDEGLEEDGYEDESGQEVQEEKHILPAEDGRDLDEEYEEDEEFCDSDCECYEDEVHEKEVREDVQDEWLEQGQEDENFYAENDIDFGDEYEEDEEEYWDSDYEYEEEGFEDESGEEEVQEENNILPAEDGRDLDEECVEDEEFCDSDCECYEDEVHEKEVREDVQDEWLEQGQVDENFYAENDTDFGDEYEEDEEECCDSDCGRDCDCYDSNSDYY
- the LOC126588989 gene encoding E3 ubiquitin-protein ligase RSL1-like isoform X4, which translates into the protein MRKAREDLERRIQDDQVAREIMRIPEEEWEESGEFFSKPFGEGSSSSSASAKSVEGESVFRLYFKGLVSEERVGKERAALAGIGVALCDPRDNLLFEVRKPLIGSGTSSSGAQLKALIEGLNAALALDLKRLTFFCENRHIFQFITGKWTAKQRKVAMLVSQVKSLQAKFAVCNPMLVPRFDIKFAFKLARDAIDSQSQTNQSAQSITSKNVNETCVICLEATDVNQMFSVDGCLHRYCFSCMKQHVEVKLLHGMIPRCPHEDCKSDLTVDSCAKFLTPKHVETMRQRIKEASIPATEKVYCPYPRCSALMSKHELLQDVKSRDVELSGVRKCLKCQCLFCINCKVPWHRNRTCTDYKRLNPHPSEDTKLKSLASTNLWRQCVKCNHMIELAEGCYHMTCRCGHEFCYNCGGEWKDKKATCSCPLWDEGNILYDEDDEDFDFDEEDVLESDSERHAPWFCYDCGQSTDYMGACLCPVLFEDDILFDGDSDTQELKKDEYEGEVEDEGLEEDGYEDESGQEVQEEKHILPAEDGRDLDEEYEEDEEFCDSDCECYEDEVHEKEVREDVQDEWLEQGQVDENFYAENDTDFGDEYEEDEEECCDSDCGRDCDCYDSNSDYY